One window of Papaver somniferum cultivar HN1 chromosome 9, ASM357369v1, whole genome shotgun sequence genomic DNA carries:
- the LOC113313043 gene encoding uncharacterized protein LOC113313043 codes for MGIDRNEDWVAQEARGTLSFANDESKKEMLDDQLIKSLWGNNECDYVYLPSEGRSGGIIVMWNPSIVMKEEELLGAFYVTLKFKNIHDGFVWIFTFVYGATDPLDYDQFWQELFDIRTIYSYPWCLVGDWNAILHQSERNQAGSCFRLRRSISDYAPVMFNCNEGTSTKPPFRFENYYPSHPDFVPQMRIWWSGLVFSGRPSFVLDKKLQALKVFIKQWGREMFGSLQKEVDKLETTIDVLDSLEEMGFLSQEDFHAREVARIDHETT; via the exons ATGGGGATTGATA GAAATGAAGATTGGGTGGCACAAGAAGCTAGAGGGACATTAAGTTTTGCTAATGAT GAATCTAAAAAGGAAATGTTAGATGATCAGTTAATAAAATCTTTATGGGGAAATAATGAATGTGATTATGTTTATCTTCCTTCTGAGGGGAGATCAGGGGGTATCATAGTAATGTGGAATCCATCGATTGTAATGAAGGAAGAGGAATTATTGGGAGCTTTTTATGTTACACTTAAATTCAAAAATATCCATGATGGTTTTGTTTGGATTTTTACATTTGTGTATGGCGCTACAGACCCATTGGATTATGATCAATTTTGGCAGGAGCTATTTGATATCAGAACTATCTATTCATATCCTTGGTGTTTGGTGGGAGATTGGAATGCAATTCTTCATCAATCTGAGAGAAACCAGGCTGGTAGCTGT TTTAGGTTGAGAAGGTCCATATCTGATTATGCTCCAGTTATGTTTAATTGCAATGAAGGTACTTCTACTAAACCACCTTTTAGATTTGAAAATTACTACCCTTCTCATCCAGATTTTGTACCTCAAATGAGAATCTGGTGGTCAGGTTTGGTTTTTAGTGGTAGGCCAAGTTTTGTTTTGGATAAAAAGCTTCAAGCTTTAAAAGTATTTATAAAGCAATGGGGCAGGGAGATGTTTGGTTCTTTGCAGAAGGAAGTTGACAAGCTTGAGACTACAATTGATGTCCTGGATAGTTTAGAAGAAATGggttttttgtctcaagaagattTTCATGCTAGAGAAGTAGCAAGAATTGATCACGAAACAACTTAA
- the LOC113310273 gene encoding AMP deaminase-like isoform X2, which yields MEAYALHMAMAALVGASFVAVSAYYMHRKTLNQLLEFAKSVEKDRENGVTDDEEDEKNVLEDEKRFNNKKYVEKRKNRRKGGGLIGYYRRVSNSLPDVTKINGGGDEKLVNGGRLDMIDDRIPPGLSRLRKLPEGQPLGKVNSTKSVRPASPKSPVASASAFESVEGSDDEDLTDNSKLNSSYLLANGDAGAESIFQTVPNHMNAVVEQNPIPAASMIRSHSVSGDLHGVQPDPIAADILRKEPEHESFMRLKITPNEVPSPDEVEVYQVLQQCLEMRERYLFREEVAPWEKEVITDPSTPKPNPNPFSYSPEGKTDHHFQMEDGVVHVYANKDSTEELFPVADATTFFTDLHRVLKIIAAGNVRTLCHHRLNLLEQKFNLHLMLNADREFLAQKSAPHRDFYNVRKVDTHVHHSACMNQKHLLRFIKSKLRKEPDEVVIFRDGTYLTLREVFESLDLTGYDLNVDLLDVHADKSTFHRFDKFNLKYNPCGQSRLREIFLKQDNLIQGRFLGELTKQVFSDLGASKYQMAEYRISIYGRKQSEWDQLASWIVNNDLYSENVVWLIQLPRLYNIYKEMGIVKSFQNMLDNIFLPLFEVTVDPDSHPQLHVFLKQVVGLDLVDDESKPERRPTKHMPTPEEWTNVFNPAFSYYIYYCYANLYTLNKLRESKGMTTIKFRPHCGEAGDIDHLAATFITCHNIAHGINLRKSPVLQYLYYLAQVGLAMSPLSNNSLFLDYHRNPFPTFFLRGLNVSLSTDDPLQIHLTKEPLVEEYSIAASVWKLSACDLCEIARNSVYQSGFSHALKSHWIGKSYYLRGPDGNDIHKTNVPHIRVEFRDTIWREEMQQVYIGRAKIPEEVEK from the exons atggaggcTTATGCATTACATATGGCCATGGCGGCTTTAGTTGGTGCATCATTTGTTGCTGTTTCCGCTTATTATATGCACcggaaaaccctaaatcaattacTCGAGTTTGCTAAATCAGTTGAAAAAGACAGAGAAAATGGTGttactgatgatgaagaagatgagaagAATGTTCTTGAGGATGAAAAGCGGTTTAATAATAAAAAGTATGTCGAGAAAAGAAAGAATCGGCGGAAAGGAGGTGGATTAATTGGTTATTATCGCCGTGTTTCTAATTCTTTACCCGATGTTACTAAGATTAACGGCGGTGGAGATGAGAAGCTTGTTAATGGTGGTCGGTTAGATATGATTGATGATCGGATTCCTCCGGGTTTGTCCAGATTACGGAAACTTCCTGAAG GACAACCTCTTGGTAAGGTAAATTCGACAAAGTCAGTTCGACCAGCTTCTCCTAAGTCTCCCGTTGCTAGTGCTAGTGCGTTTGAGAGCGTTGAGGGATCAGATGATGAGGATTTGACTGACAATTCTAAGCTTAACTCTAGCTATTTGCTTGCTAATGGAGATGCT GGGGCAGAAAGCATTTTCCAAACTGTGCCTAATCACATGAATGCCGTTGTGGAGCAAAATCCTATTCCTGCAGCCAGCATGATTCGTTCTCACAGTGTATCTGGCGATCTCCATGGTGTCCAGCCTGATCCAATAGCAGCGGACATTCTTAGAAAAGAGCCAGAACATGAAAGTTTTATGCGGCTGAAAATCACTCCAAATG AGGTACCGTCTCCCGACGAAGTGGAAGTGTACCAGGTCCTTCAACAATGCCTTGAAATGCGAGAACGTTATCTATTCAGGGAGGAAGTTGCTCCTTGGGAGAAAGAAGTCAtcaccgatcctagtaccccaaAGCCTAATCCTAATCCATTTTCGTATTCTCCAGAAGGGAAAACTGAT CATCACTTTCAGATGGAGGATGGTGTTGTTCATGTCTACGCTAATAAAGATT CAACAGAGGAACTTTTTCCTGTAGCTGATGCGACAACTTTCTTTACTGATCTACATCGCGTCCTTAAAATTATTGCTGCTGGGAATGTCCGAACTTTATGTCATCACAGGCTGAATCTTCTAGAACAA aaattcaatctTCATTTGATGCTTAATGCGGATAGAGAATTCCTTGCTCAGAAAAGCGCTCCACATCGTGATTTTTACAATGTTAGGAAAGTTGATACCCATGTCCATCACTCAGCATGCATGAACCAGAAACACCTTTTGAGGTTTATAAAGTCAAAATTGAGGAAAGAACCAGACGAG GTTGTTATATTCCGAGATGGAACATATCTGACATTGAGAGAAGTGTTTGAGAGTCTGGACTTGACTGG GTATGATCTCAATGTAGATCTGCTTGATGTTCATGCAGACAAAAGTACCTTTCATCGTTTTGATAAGTTCAATCTCAAGTATAATCCCTGTGGTCAAAGTAGACTGAGGGAAATTTTCCTTAAGCAAGATAATCTTATCCAAG GTCGTTTCCTTGGTGAGCTGACAAAGCAAGTGTTTTCTGATCTGGGTGCTAGTAAATACCAG ATGGCCGAATATAGAATATCAATATATGGCCGAAAGCAGAGTGAGTGGGATCAACTTGCCAGTTGGATAGTCAATAATGATTTATACAGTGAAAACGTTGTTTGGTTGATTCAG CTTCCACGGCTGTACAATATCTACAAAGAAATGGGAATCGTGAAATCGTTCCAGAATATGCTTGATAACATTTTCCTCCCTCTATTTGAAGTTACAGTTGATCCAGATTCACACCCTCAGTTGCATGTTTTCCTGAAACAG GTTGTTGGATTAGATCTGGTGGATGATGAAAGTAAGCCTGAAAGACGCCCAACAAAACACATGCCTACACCTGAAGAATGGACCAATGTTTTTAATCCGGCTTTCTCATACTACATCTATTACTGCTATGCAAACCTCTACACTTTGAATAAG CTGCGCGAGTCAAAGGGCATGACAACAATCAAATTTCGTCCACACTGCGGCGAG GCAGGGGATATTGACCATCTTGCTGCAACCTTTATTACATGCCACAATATTGCTCATGGAATCAACTTGAGAAAATCTCCTGTCCTTCAATACTTATATTACCTTGCACAG GTTGGATTGGCTATGTCTCCACTTAGCAACAACTCCTTATTTTTGGATTATCACCGGAACCCTTTCCCCACGTTTTTCCTTCGAGGCCTAAATGTTTCTCTTTCAACTGATGATCCTCTACAAATCCACTTAACCAAAGAACCATTAGTGGAAGAATACAGTATAGCAGCTTCA gTGTGGAAGTTAAGTGCATGTGATCTGTGTGAAATTGCCCGCAACTCAGTTTACCAATCAGGGTTTTCACATGCTCTCAAG TCTCACTGGATTGGAAAGTCATACTACTTGAGAGGCCCTGATGGCAATGATATTCACAAGACAAATGTGCCTCATATCCGTGTAGAATTCCGGGATACG ATCTGGAGAGAAGAGATGCAACAGGTTTATATAGGCAGAGCAAAGATCCCTGAAGAAGTTGAAAAGTGA
- the LOC113310273 gene encoding AMP deaminase-like isoform X1: MEAYALHMAMAALVGASFVAVSAYYMHRKTLNQLLEFAKSVEKDRENGVTDDEEDEKNVLEDEKRFNNKKYVEKRKNRRKGGGLIGYYRRVSNSLPDVTKINGGGDEKLVNGGRLDMIDDRIPPGLSRLRKLPEAHEFKMFKVRLKYELSGQPLGKVNSTKSVRPASPKSPVASASAFESVEGSDDEDLTDNSKLNSSYLLANGDAGAESIFQTVPNHMNAVVEQNPIPAASMIRSHSVSGDLHGVQPDPIAADILRKEPEHESFMRLKITPNEVPSPDEVEVYQVLQQCLEMRERYLFREEVAPWEKEVITDPSTPKPNPNPFSYSPEGKTDHHFQMEDGVVHVYANKDSTEELFPVADATTFFTDLHRVLKIIAAGNVRTLCHHRLNLLEQKFNLHLMLNADREFLAQKSAPHRDFYNVRKVDTHVHHSACMNQKHLLRFIKSKLRKEPDEVVIFRDGTYLTLREVFESLDLTGYDLNVDLLDVHADKSTFHRFDKFNLKYNPCGQSRLREIFLKQDNLIQGRFLGELTKQVFSDLGASKYQMAEYRISIYGRKQSEWDQLASWIVNNDLYSENVVWLIQLPRLYNIYKEMGIVKSFQNMLDNIFLPLFEVTVDPDSHPQLHVFLKQVVGLDLVDDESKPERRPTKHMPTPEEWTNVFNPAFSYYIYYCYANLYTLNKLRESKGMTTIKFRPHCGEAGDIDHLAATFITCHNIAHGINLRKSPVLQYLYYLAQVGLAMSPLSNNSLFLDYHRNPFPTFFLRGLNVSLSTDDPLQIHLTKEPLVEEYSIAASVWKLSACDLCEIARNSVYQSGFSHALKSHWIGKSYYLRGPDGNDIHKTNVPHIRVEFRDTIWREEMQQVYIGRAKIPEEVEK, from the exons atggaggcTTATGCATTACATATGGCCATGGCGGCTTTAGTTGGTGCATCATTTGTTGCTGTTTCCGCTTATTATATGCACcggaaaaccctaaatcaattacTCGAGTTTGCTAAATCAGTTGAAAAAGACAGAGAAAATGGTGttactgatgatgaagaagatgagaagAATGTTCTTGAGGATGAAAAGCGGTTTAATAATAAAAAGTATGTCGAGAAAAGAAAGAATCGGCGGAAAGGAGGTGGATTAATTGGTTATTATCGCCGTGTTTCTAATTCTTTACCCGATGTTACTAAGATTAACGGCGGTGGAGATGAGAAGCTTGTTAATGGTGGTCGGTTAGATATGATTGATGATCGGATTCCTCCGGGTTTGTCCAGATTACGGAAACTTCCTGAAG CGCATGAGTTCAAGATGTTTAAAGTTAGGTTGAAGTATGAATTAAGTG GACAACCTCTTGGTAAGGTAAATTCGACAAAGTCAGTTCGACCAGCTTCTCCTAAGTCTCCCGTTGCTAGTGCTAGTGCGTTTGAGAGCGTTGAGGGATCAGATGATGAGGATTTGACTGACAATTCTAAGCTTAACTCTAGCTATTTGCTTGCTAATGGAGATGCT GGGGCAGAAAGCATTTTCCAAACTGTGCCTAATCACATGAATGCCGTTGTGGAGCAAAATCCTATTCCTGCAGCCAGCATGATTCGTTCTCACAGTGTATCTGGCGATCTCCATGGTGTCCAGCCTGATCCAATAGCAGCGGACATTCTTAGAAAAGAGCCAGAACATGAAAGTTTTATGCGGCTGAAAATCACTCCAAATG AGGTACCGTCTCCCGACGAAGTGGAAGTGTACCAGGTCCTTCAACAATGCCTTGAAATGCGAGAACGTTATCTATTCAGGGAGGAAGTTGCTCCTTGGGAGAAAGAAGTCAtcaccgatcctagtaccccaaAGCCTAATCCTAATCCATTTTCGTATTCTCCAGAAGGGAAAACTGAT CATCACTTTCAGATGGAGGATGGTGTTGTTCATGTCTACGCTAATAAAGATT CAACAGAGGAACTTTTTCCTGTAGCTGATGCGACAACTTTCTTTACTGATCTACATCGCGTCCTTAAAATTATTGCTGCTGGGAATGTCCGAACTTTATGTCATCACAGGCTGAATCTTCTAGAACAA aaattcaatctTCATTTGATGCTTAATGCGGATAGAGAATTCCTTGCTCAGAAAAGCGCTCCACATCGTGATTTTTACAATGTTAGGAAAGTTGATACCCATGTCCATCACTCAGCATGCATGAACCAGAAACACCTTTTGAGGTTTATAAAGTCAAAATTGAGGAAAGAACCAGACGAG GTTGTTATATTCCGAGATGGAACATATCTGACATTGAGAGAAGTGTTTGAGAGTCTGGACTTGACTGG GTATGATCTCAATGTAGATCTGCTTGATGTTCATGCAGACAAAAGTACCTTTCATCGTTTTGATAAGTTCAATCTCAAGTATAATCCCTGTGGTCAAAGTAGACTGAGGGAAATTTTCCTTAAGCAAGATAATCTTATCCAAG GTCGTTTCCTTGGTGAGCTGACAAAGCAAGTGTTTTCTGATCTGGGTGCTAGTAAATACCAG ATGGCCGAATATAGAATATCAATATATGGCCGAAAGCAGAGTGAGTGGGATCAACTTGCCAGTTGGATAGTCAATAATGATTTATACAGTGAAAACGTTGTTTGGTTGATTCAG CTTCCACGGCTGTACAATATCTACAAAGAAATGGGAATCGTGAAATCGTTCCAGAATATGCTTGATAACATTTTCCTCCCTCTATTTGAAGTTACAGTTGATCCAGATTCACACCCTCAGTTGCATGTTTTCCTGAAACAG GTTGTTGGATTAGATCTGGTGGATGATGAAAGTAAGCCTGAAAGACGCCCAACAAAACACATGCCTACACCTGAAGAATGGACCAATGTTTTTAATCCGGCTTTCTCATACTACATCTATTACTGCTATGCAAACCTCTACACTTTGAATAAG CTGCGCGAGTCAAAGGGCATGACAACAATCAAATTTCGTCCACACTGCGGCGAG GCAGGGGATATTGACCATCTTGCTGCAACCTTTATTACATGCCACAATATTGCTCATGGAATCAACTTGAGAAAATCTCCTGTCCTTCAATACTTATATTACCTTGCACAG GTTGGATTGGCTATGTCTCCACTTAGCAACAACTCCTTATTTTTGGATTATCACCGGAACCCTTTCCCCACGTTTTTCCTTCGAGGCCTAAATGTTTCTCTTTCAACTGATGATCCTCTACAAATCCACTTAACCAAAGAACCATTAGTGGAAGAATACAGTATAGCAGCTTCA gTGTGGAAGTTAAGTGCATGTGATCTGTGTGAAATTGCCCGCAACTCAGTTTACCAATCAGGGTTTTCACATGCTCTCAAG TCTCACTGGATTGGAAAGTCATACTACTTGAGAGGCCCTGATGGCAATGATATTCACAAGACAAATGTGCCTCATATCCGTGTAGAATTCCGGGATACG ATCTGGAGAGAAGAGATGCAACAGGTTTATATAGGCAGAGCAAAGATCCCTGAAGAAGTTGAAAAGTGA